Proteins co-encoded in one Streptomyces sp. NBC_01283 genomic window:
- a CDS encoding MalY/PatB family protein has protein sequence MDNVSRDPVVPNSTNPLCQLTLEQLRRRTSLKWRTHPHDVLPLWVAEMDVPLAEPVAEAITEAVALGDTGYPAGTAYAEALAEFAHKRWDWDGLAVERTAIVPDVMLGIVEMLKLVSAPGDPVIVNSPVYPPFYQFVGNLDRPVVEAPLGAELRIDFAVLEDVFRRAARDANNPVYLLCSPHNPTGTVHTAAELTQVARLAREHGVRVVVDEIHAPIVAACVSFVPFLGVPGAENGLSLMSASKAWNLAGIKAALAVAGPEAAADLARLPEEVSHGPSHLGIIAHTAALRDGGDWLDALLSGLDDNRRLLASLLAEHVPAVGYTPAQGTFLAWLDCRELGLGDDPAEVLLRRGRVALNSGSTFGTGGEGFVRLNLAASPDVLTEAVRRMASAVD, from the coding sequence ATGGACAATGTGTCGCGTGATCCCGTCGTGCCGAACAGCACGAATCCGCTGTGTCAGCTCACGCTGGAGCAGCTGCGTCGGCGTACGAGCCTGAAGTGGCGGACGCATCCGCACGACGTGCTGCCACTGTGGGTGGCGGAGATGGACGTCCCGCTGGCCGAGCCGGTCGCCGAGGCGATCACCGAGGCCGTGGCGCTCGGTGACACGGGCTATCCGGCCGGGACGGCCTACGCCGAGGCGCTGGCCGAGTTCGCCCACAAGCGGTGGGACTGGGACGGCCTTGCCGTCGAGCGCACGGCGATCGTGCCCGATGTGATGCTCGGCATCGTAGAGATGCTCAAGCTGGTCTCCGCGCCCGGCGACCCCGTCATCGTCAACTCGCCCGTCTACCCTCCCTTCTACCAGTTCGTCGGAAACCTGGACCGCCCCGTCGTCGAGGCGCCGCTCGGGGCCGAGCTGCGGATCGACTTCGCCGTGCTGGAGGACGTGTTCCGCCGTGCGGCCCGGGACGCGAACAACCCGGTGTATCTGCTGTGCAGCCCGCACAACCCGACCGGCACCGTGCACACCGCCGCCGAGTTGACGCAGGTCGCACGCTTGGCGCGGGAGCACGGCGTACGCGTCGTGGTGGACGAGATCCACGCCCCGATCGTGGCGGCGTGCGTGTCGTTCGTACCCTTCCTGGGCGTGCCAGGGGCGGAGAACGGGCTGTCACTCATGTCGGCGTCCAAGGCCTGGAACCTGGCAGGAATCAAGGCCGCCCTCGCCGTCGCGGGACCCGAGGCCGCCGCCGACCTCGCCCGCCTCCCCGAAGAGGTCAGCCATGGACCCAGCCATCTGGGCATCATCGCCCACACGGCCGCCCTGCGTGACGGCGGTGACTGGCTCGACGCGCTGCTCTCAGGCCTCGACGACAATCGCCGGCTCCTGGCCTCGCTGCTGGCCGAGCATGTGCCCGCCGTCGGCTACACGCCTGCGCAGGGCACCTTCTTGGCCTGGCTCGACTGCCGGGAGCTGGGACTGGGCGACGACCCGGCCGAGGTCCTCCTGCGGCGCGGTCGCGTCGCCCTGAACTCGGGGAGCACCTTTGGGACCGGCGGCGAGGGATTCGTCCGTCTCAACCTGGCCGCCTCCCCGGATGTACTCACCGAGGCAGTCCGGCGCATGGCTTCGGCGGTCGACTGA
- a CDS encoding epimerase translates to MKVVLAGGTGQVGAVLELALTAAGHDVVVLTRNPVRARQVAWDGRTVGPWAAEIDGSDVVINLAGRSVSCRYTEANLRDMMDSRVESAEAVGKAIAASVKPPELWLQMSTATIYAHRFDAPHDEATGVIGGTETGVPDYWEYSVRIAKNWERAQQEAATPHTRKVALRAAMVMSPDRGGVFDVLLRMVRLGLGGPVAGGAQYLSWIHDRDFVRAVEFLIARDDIAGPVNLAAPGPLPHRAFVRDLRAAAGVRVGLPATKWMAEIGAFVLRTDTELLLKSRRVVPGRLLEEGFVFEHGTWPDAATDLVRRARDGR, encoded by the coding sequence ATGAAGGTAGTGCTGGCCGGAGGCACCGGACAGGTCGGGGCCGTGCTGGAGCTGGCGCTGACCGCTGCCGGGCACGATGTCGTCGTTCTGACCAGGAACCCCGTGCGCGCCCGCCAAGTGGCTTGGGACGGACGGACAGTGGGCCCCTGGGCCGCGGAGATCGACGGCAGCGATGTCGTGATCAACCTGGCGGGGCGCAGCGTGAGCTGTCGCTACACCGAGGCGAATCTGCGGGACATGATGGACTCGCGGGTCGAGTCGGCCGAGGCCGTCGGCAAGGCCATCGCCGCCTCGGTGAAACCGCCGGAGCTGTGGCTCCAGATGAGCACAGCCACCATTTACGCGCACCGATTCGACGCACCTCACGACGAGGCGACCGGTGTCATCGGCGGCACGGAGACCGGGGTCCCTGACTATTGGGAGTACAGCGTCCGGATCGCCAAGAACTGGGAACGCGCCCAGCAGGAGGCCGCCACCCCGCATACCCGCAAGGTCGCCCTGCGTGCCGCGATGGTGATGAGCCCCGACCGGGGCGGTGTCTTCGACGTCCTGCTGCGGATGGTCCGGCTGGGCCTCGGCGGCCCGGTCGCGGGCGGAGCCCAGTACCTGTCCTGGATCCACGACCGGGACTTCGTGCGCGCGGTGGAGTTCCTCATCGCCCGCGACGACATCGCGGGCCCGGTGAACCTGGCCGCGCCCGGTCCGCTCCCGCACCGCGCGTTCGTGCGCGACCTGCGGGCCGCGGCAGGCGTCCGGGTGGGCCTGCCCGCCACCAAGTGGATGGCGGAGATCGGCGCCTTCGTGCTCCGCACCGACACCGAACTGCTCCTCAAGAGCCGCCGGGTCGTCCCGGGCCGGCTGCTCGAAGAGGGCTTCGTCTTCGAGCACGGGACCTGGCCGGACGCGGCGACCGACCTCGTACGGCGCGCACGGGACGGCCGCTGA
- a CDS encoding maleylpyruvate isomerase family mycothiol-dependent enzyme, whose protein sequence is MKNDVWPLVHAERAALIEDLAHLDDKQWDHPSLCEGWTVHDVVAHLIDTARTTRLGFVGSMVRARFDFDRQNARGMQRERGASPQETLERLRQVASRTSAPPAPLDTRLVEEVVHGEDIRRPLGLTHSYRPEAVVRSLRLQARTSASFGGAKEKIAGVRLTPTDADLSIGDGPEVRGTALSLLLAISGRSEALGELDGPGATTLRAAA, encoded by the coding sequence GTGAAGAATGATGTCTGGCCACTGGTCCATGCGGAGCGTGCGGCGCTGATCGAGGATCTCGCGCACCTCGATGACAAGCAGTGGGATCACCCATCGCTGTGTGAGGGGTGGACCGTGCACGACGTGGTCGCCCATCTGATCGACACCGCTCGCACCACGCGCCTCGGATTCGTGGGCTCCATGGTCCGGGCTCGTTTCGACTTCGACCGTCAGAACGCACGCGGGATGCAGCGCGAGCGCGGCGCCTCACCGCAGGAGACATTGGAGCGCCTGCGTCAGGTGGCCTCGCGGACGTCGGCTCCTCCCGCGCCCCTCGACACCCGGCTCGTCGAGGAGGTCGTCCACGGCGAGGACATCCGCCGCCCTTTGGGGCTCACTCACTCCTACCGACCGGAGGCTGTCGTCAGATCGCTCCGCCTGCAGGCTCGTACTTCGGCGTCCTTCGGCGGAGCCAAGGAGAAGATCGCCGGGGTCCGACTGACCCCGACGGACGCCGACCTGTCGATCGGCGACGGCCCGGAAGTGCGCGGAACCGCACTCTCCCTGCTTCTGGCCATCTCCGGTCGAAGCGAGGCGTTGGGCGAGCTGGACGGGCCGGGAGCCACCACGCTGCGGGCAGCCGCCTGA
- a CDS encoding LLM class flavin-dependent oxidoreductase encodes MRFSVNIPNFGDFADPRTVAKLAVAAEQAGWDGLFVWDHVLHRKHAGRPFGDPWMLLTAAALATSRIRLGTLVTPVARRRPQQLARQVATLDVLSGGRVTFGAGLGGPIEDEYGSFGDTTDPKVLAERLDEGLDLLQRYWSGEPVNHDGRHYQAHDVALRPATAQQPRPPIWVAGFWPNRPPMRRAARWDGAVPLFADAKHGHVPPIGQVHDLVSYVEKQREGRSGTPFDIVLGGASPGHDAAKTRDLIGPLADAGVTWWDERQIQTNEGLDQLEPVLRRVEQGPPVL; translated from the coding sequence ATGCGATTCTCGGTCAACATCCCGAACTTCGGTGACTTCGCAGATCCCAGGACCGTGGCGAAGCTGGCCGTGGCGGCGGAACAGGCAGGGTGGGACGGGCTGTTCGTCTGGGATCACGTGCTGCATCGCAAGCATGCGGGAAGGCCCTTCGGGGACCCCTGGATGCTGCTGACCGCCGCCGCGCTCGCGACCTCCCGGATCAGGCTGGGCACGCTGGTCACCCCGGTCGCCCGGCGGCGCCCGCAGCAACTCGCCCGCCAGGTGGCGACCCTGGACGTCCTGAGCGGCGGCCGGGTCACCTTCGGCGCGGGCCTCGGCGGGCCCATCGAGGACGAATACGGGAGCTTCGGCGACACCACCGACCCCAAGGTACTGGCCGAGCGGCTGGACGAAGGCCTTGACCTGTTGCAGCGCTACTGGTCGGGCGAGCCGGTGAACCACGACGGACGGCACTACCAGGCACATGACGTGGCGCTGCGGCCGGCGACGGCGCAACAACCCCGGCCGCCGATCTGGGTCGCGGGCTTCTGGCCGAACCGCCCGCCCATGCGCCGGGCCGCCCGCTGGGACGGCGCGGTCCCGCTGTTCGCGGACGCCAAACACGGGCATGTGCCACCGATCGGTCAGGTCCACGACCTGGTGAGCTACGTGGAAAAGCAGCGCGAGGGCCGGTCCGGCACCCCCTTCGACATCGTCCTGGGAGGTGCGTCGCCGGGCCACGACGCCGCCAAGACGCGCGACCTGATCGGCCCGCTGGCCGACGCCGGAGTCACCTGGTGGGACGAGCGGCAGATCCAGACCAACGAAGGACTCGACCAACTCGAACCGGTCCTGCGCCGCGTCGAGCAGGGCCCGCCGGTGTTGTAG